In Puntigrus tetrazona isolate hp1 chromosome 7, ASM1883169v1, whole genome shotgun sequence, the following are encoded in one genomic region:
- the LOC122349312 gene encoding myocardial zonula adherens protein isoform X1: MLQNGMAGAISTTATTEIPDLNERRIRRLRLTLRPEDSPKSQNESVNSGEKLLNGSWKKKNGLMQRERPPGRESPQQEDKHPVTNGIGREQPAQHRTRVYGVVQSSGTSHQQEVMARESVSVSHLRDEMRYIREVRDSLEKVRERMYGQFGGMQQSVQKLTQELKAANSHKRYLESEVRTRRAAMDSFDQMNSSLISANIDLQKSLLESCQNRVGNRDEMRTLRSSLEKTEERLKDTERQLAAAQAENRSLKNQVETSQEAKTRALKELSAKLQKEYEEQLQEEQKKYREEIEALQAQLDDYMRRLEEAERNAQIAEAKIAERDQRIAEVDRLLNCMAQEKGDLIKKLCECEQRLRGLDETDHADTAVAKQSEQLKAEAAELKERIKHLNDMVFSQQRKVKAMIEEVETLRAKVAQKDMFIAELLDRIAIVECENNELGDKLKYFMSIQRASETKVTRDIGVGCDLPIRSEEPPYVDPVQPSSISSAPRSPSRLNYSLLKYTPGQYSSMLRSSAVNTQETVTSPTQTSHVQTSQEDGDPKPPAASELSSTISPRARTGPSQIYTPFMKLMDISAKMNID, translated from the exons ATGCTGCAAAACGGCATGGCTGGTGCCATCAGCACCACAGCCACCACTGAGATACCAGACCTCAATGAG AGGAGAATCAGGCGTCTCCGATTAACCCTCCGGCCTGAGGACAGTCCAAAATCCCAGAATGAATCCGTCAACTCT GGCGAGAAACTGCTCAATGGTtcctggaaaaagaaaaatgggcTCATGCAGAGAGAAAGACCGCCTGGGAGAGAATCACCTCAACAAGAAGACAAG CACCCCGTGACCAATGGCATTGGCCGGGAACAGCCCGCTCAGCACAGGACCAGAGTTTATGGCGTGGTGCAGAGCTCAGGCACCAGCCACCAACAGGAAGTGATGGCACGAGAGTCAGTCAGTGTCAGTCATCTGAGGGATGAGATGAGGTACATCAGAGAG GTCCGTGACTCTTTGGAAAAGGTCAGAGAGCGCATGTATGGCCAGTTTGGAGGGATGCAACAATCAGTGCAAAAATTAACTCAGGAATTAAAG GCAGCCAACTCTCATAAGCGTTACCTTGAGTCGGAGGTGAGGACGAGACGGGCAGCTATGGATAGCTTTGACCAGATGAACAGCTCCCTCATATCAGCCAACATTGATCTACAG AAATCATTGCTGGAAAGCTGTCAGAATCGTGTGGGGAACAGAGATGAGATGAGAACTCTGCGCAGCTCGTTGGAGAAGACGGAGGAGAGACTCAAGGACACAGAAAGACAACTAGCAGCAGCACAGGCTGAAAACCGCTCTCTCAAAAATCAG GTGGAGACTTCTCAGGAGGCCAAGACTCGAGCTCTGAAAGAACTGAGTGCAAAGCTACAGAAAGAATATGAGGAACAGTTGCAGGAAGAGCAGAAGAAATACAGAGAGGAGATAGAGGCTCTTCAG GCGCAGCTTGATGACTACATGAGGAGGCTTGAGGAGGCAGAGAGGAACGCTCAGATAGCTGAGGCAAAGATCGCTGAAAGGGACCAAAGGATTGCAGAGGTGGACAGGCTGCTAAACTGTATGGCTCAG GAAAAGGGTGACCTGATAAAAAAGCTTTGCGAATGTGAACAACGCTTACGTGGTTTGGACGAAACCGACCATGCAGATACAGCTGTTGCCAAACA GTCTGAGCAGCTGAAAGCGGAAGCAGCAGAACTGAAAGAGCGAATAAAGCATCTCAACGACATGGTGTTCTCTCAACAGAGGAAGGTCAAGGCCATGATAGAGGAG GTCGAAACGCTGAGAGCAAAAGTTGCTCAGAAGGATATGTTCATCGCTGAGCTGCTGGACAGGATTGCCATTGTGGAGTGTGAG AATAATGAGTTAGGAGACAAGTTGAAGTATTTTATGTCTATACAGAGAGCGTCTGAGACTAAAGTCACCAGGGACATTGGAGTCGGCTGTGACCTCCCCATTAG ATCTGAGGAGCCACCGTATGTCGATCCCGTCCAACCCAGCTCCATCTCATCGGCCCCAAGATCCCCCAGCAGACTCAATTACAGTCTTCTTAAATACACTCCCGGTCAGTACAGCTCCATGCTGCGCTCCAGCGCTGTAAATACACAGGAAACTGTGACCAGTCCCACACAGACAAGTCATGTTCAAACCAGCCAGGAAGACGGGGACCCCAAACCTCCGGCAGCCTCAGAACTGTCCTCTACCATCAGTCCTAGAGCGAGGACCGGCCCATCACAGATCTACACTCCTTTTATGAAGCTGATGGACATAAGTGCTAAAATGAACATAGACTGA
- the LOC122349312 gene encoding myocardial zonula adherens protein isoform X2: protein MLQNGMAGAISTTATTEIPDLNERRIRRLRLTLRPEDSPKSQNESVNSGEKLLNGSWKKKNGLMQRERPPGRESPQQEDKHPVTNGIGREQPAQHRTRVYGVVQSSGTSHQQEVMARESVSVSHLRDEMRYIREVRDSLEKVRERMYGQFGGMQQSVQKLTQELKAANSHKRYLESEVRTRRAAMDSFDQMNSSLISANIDLQKSLLESCQNRVGNRDEMRTLRSSLEKTEERLKDTERQLAAAQAENRSLKNQVETSQEAKTRALKELSAKLQKEYEEQLQEEQKKYREEIEALQAQLDDYMRRLEEAERNAQIAEAKIAERDQRIAEVDRLLNCMAQEKGDLIKKLCECEQRLRGLDETDHADTAVAKQSEQLKAEAAELKERIKHLNDMVFSQQRKVKAMIEEVETLRAKVAQKDMFIAELLDRIAIVECERASETKVTRDIGVGCDLPIRSEEPPYVDPVQPSSISSAPRSPSRLNYSLLKYTPGQYSSMLRSSAVNTQETVTSPTQTSHVQTSQEDGDPKPPAASELSSTISPRARTGPSQIYTPFMKLMDISAKMNID, encoded by the exons ATGCTGCAAAACGGCATGGCTGGTGCCATCAGCACCACAGCCACCACTGAGATACCAGACCTCAATGAG AGGAGAATCAGGCGTCTCCGATTAACCCTCCGGCCTGAGGACAGTCCAAAATCCCAGAATGAATCCGTCAACTCT GGCGAGAAACTGCTCAATGGTtcctggaaaaagaaaaatgggcTCATGCAGAGAGAAAGACCGCCTGGGAGAGAATCACCTCAACAAGAAGACAAG CACCCCGTGACCAATGGCATTGGCCGGGAACAGCCCGCTCAGCACAGGACCAGAGTTTATGGCGTGGTGCAGAGCTCAGGCACCAGCCACCAACAGGAAGTGATGGCACGAGAGTCAGTCAGTGTCAGTCATCTGAGGGATGAGATGAGGTACATCAGAGAG GTCCGTGACTCTTTGGAAAAGGTCAGAGAGCGCATGTATGGCCAGTTTGGAGGGATGCAACAATCAGTGCAAAAATTAACTCAGGAATTAAAG GCAGCCAACTCTCATAAGCGTTACCTTGAGTCGGAGGTGAGGACGAGACGGGCAGCTATGGATAGCTTTGACCAGATGAACAGCTCCCTCATATCAGCCAACATTGATCTACAG AAATCATTGCTGGAAAGCTGTCAGAATCGTGTGGGGAACAGAGATGAGATGAGAACTCTGCGCAGCTCGTTGGAGAAGACGGAGGAGAGACTCAAGGACACAGAAAGACAACTAGCAGCAGCACAGGCTGAAAACCGCTCTCTCAAAAATCAG GTGGAGACTTCTCAGGAGGCCAAGACTCGAGCTCTGAAAGAACTGAGTGCAAAGCTACAGAAAGAATATGAGGAACAGTTGCAGGAAGAGCAGAAGAAATACAGAGAGGAGATAGAGGCTCTTCAG GCGCAGCTTGATGACTACATGAGGAGGCTTGAGGAGGCAGAGAGGAACGCTCAGATAGCTGAGGCAAAGATCGCTGAAAGGGACCAAAGGATTGCAGAGGTGGACAGGCTGCTAAACTGTATGGCTCAG GAAAAGGGTGACCTGATAAAAAAGCTTTGCGAATGTGAACAACGCTTACGTGGTTTGGACGAAACCGACCATGCAGATACAGCTGTTGCCAAACA GTCTGAGCAGCTGAAAGCGGAAGCAGCAGAACTGAAAGAGCGAATAAAGCATCTCAACGACATGGTGTTCTCTCAACAGAGGAAGGTCAAGGCCATGATAGAGGAG GTCGAAACGCTGAGAGCAAAAGTTGCTCAGAAGGATATGTTCATCGCTGAGCTGCTGGACAGGATTGCCATTGTGGAGTGTGAG AGAGCGTCTGAGACTAAAGTCACCAGGGACATTGGAGTCGGCTGTGACCTCCCCATTAG ATCTGAGGAGCCACCGTATGTCGATCCCGTCCAACCCAGCTCCATCTCATCGGCCCCAAGATCCCCCAGCAGACTCAATTACAGTCTTCTTAAATACACTCCCGGTCAGTACAGCTCCATGCTGCGCTCCAGCGCTGTAAATACACAGGAAACTGTGACCAGTCCCACACAGACAAGTCATGTTCAAACCAGCCAGGAAGACGGGGACCCCAAACCTCCGGCAGCCTCAGAACTGTCCTCTACCATCAGTCCTAGAGCGAGGACCGGCCCATCACAGATCTACACTCCTTTTATGAAGCTGATGGACATAAGTGCTAAAATGAACATAGACTGA